A single region of the Fusarium fujikuroi IMI 58289 draft genome, chromosome FFUJ_chr05 genome encodes:
- a CDS encoding related to nuclear associated protein: MASVDDIFKSSGISGKRKLDPIRDPNEIYKSAKLNANGSNRHAQVNDAPDEDEDMEAGPAPPPADDEDFGPELPPDDDEGRFFGGGITKQESEILDYVEEADAGRAPEKIDAAWLRKTLTNLERHINKNAELRAKFEDQPQKFIGSEADLDADIKGLSLLSEHPELYPEFVRLECVASVVGLLAHENTDIAIDAIEIMGELTDEDVAAEDEQWNVLVDAMMEADLLSLLVSNFSRLNEDDESDRNGIYHALGLIENLCSRQSVAERVGEDEKLLQWLLQRIQRKEDTVSQNKQYAAEILAILAQMAVANRTKLINLDAVDLLLQLIAPYRRRDPDKGGDEEEYMENIFASLTCLADEAAGKAKFIDAEGVELCLIMLKEGKKSKPPALRLLNHAAGGIAGVDVCQKIVEAGGLKGLFTLFMKTQDHRLAEHLVEIFASMLRLLPANSAERIRTLAKFVEKDYEKISKLVKFRRDYVARVSLAEQQNDAEKATTSEDDREAAELEWLSRRIDAGLFTLQTIDAVLAWLVAEDTGAARKIRQILAERDEKVSVIGRTLKEQLDALDTTEENQDLRDMLSTLVEFVQ; encoded by the exons ATGGCGAGCGTTGATGATATTTTCAAG AGCTCAGGCATCTCGGGGAAGCGCAAGCTTGATCCCATTCGAGACCCAA ATGAAATCTACAAATCAGCAAAATTAAACGCCAACGGCTCGAACCGCCATGCCCAGGTCAACGATGCGccagacgaagatgaagacatggAGGCTGGCCCAGCGCCTCCACCCGCCGACGACGAAGACTTCGGTCCCGAACTCCCTCCCGACGATGACGAAGGTCGCTTCTTCGGCGGTGGCATCACAAAACAAGAATCGGAGATCCTCGACTACGTAGAGGAAGCCGACGCTGGCCGAGCACCTGAAAAGATCGATGCGGCATGGTTGCGAAAAACGCTGACCAACTTGGAGAGGCACATCAACAAGAACGCCGAGCTTCGCGCCAAATTCGAAGACCAACCGCAGAAGTTTATCGGCAGTGAGGCTGATCTAGATGCCGACATCAAGGGGCTGTCGCTGCTGTCTGAACATCCTGAACTGTACCCAGAGTTCGTCAGGCTAGAATGCGTAGCCAGTGTTGTCGGCCTGCTGGCGCACGAGAACACTGATATTGCCATCGATGCGATCGAGATTATGGGCGAGTTGACCGACGAAGACGTTGCGGCGGAGGATGAGCAGTGGAATGTGCTGGtagatgccatgatggaggcaGATCTTCTCAGCTTACTGGTTTCCAACTTCTCCCGCTTgaacgaggacgatgagtcAGATCGAAACGGGATCTACCATGCTTTGGGACTCATTGAGAACTTGTGCTCCCGACAATCAGTTGCTGAGCGCGTAGGAGAGGATGAAAAGCTGCTACAGTGGCTCCTCCAACGCATCCAACGAAAGGAAGATACTGTCTCCCAGAATAAGCAATACGCTGCAGAAATCTTGGCCATTCTCGCCCAAATGGCCGTCGCCAACCGCACAAAACTCATAAACCTCGATGCTGTTGacttgcttcttcagctcattgCCCCCTACAGACGGCGCGATCCCGACAAgggcggcgatgaagaagagtacATGGAGAACATCTTTGCATCTCTGACATGCCTAGCAGATGAAGCTGCAGGAAAGGCAAAATTCATCGACGCAGAGGGTGTAGAGCTCTGTCTCATCATGCTCAAAGAGGGAAAGAAGAGTAAACCACCagctcttcgtcttctcaacCACGCTGCAGGCGGTATCGCTGGTGTGGACGTCTGTCAGAAGATTGTCGAGGCCGGTGGTCTCAAGGGCCTTTTCACGCTCTTCATGAAGACGCAGGATCATCGATTAGCAGAACATCTCGTTGAGATCTTCGCTTCAATGCTGCGCCTTCTACCAGCCAATTCCGCGGAGAGGATACGAACACTAGCCAAGTTTGTGGAAAAGGACTACGAAAAGATCTCCAAACTCGTCAAATTCCGACGAGACTACGTCGCTCGCGTCTCACTAGCAGAGCAGCAAAACGACGCTGAGAAAGCCACTACTTCAGAAGATGACCGGGAAGCAGCAGAGCTAGAATGGCTATCGCGTAGAATCGACGCCGGCCTCTTCACACTACAAACCATTGATGCAGTTCTCGCTTGGTTAGTAGCAGAAGACACAGGAGCAGCACGCAAGATTAGACAAATCCTCGCCGAGCGCGACGAAAAGGTCTCCGTAATCGGTCGTACACTAAAGGAGCAGCTGGACGCTCTGGACACAACGGAGGAGAACCAGGATCTGAGGGACATGTTGAGCACTCTAGTCGAGTTTGTCCAGTga